Sequence from the Zeugodacus cucurbitae isolate PBARC_wt_2022May chromosome 2, idZeuCucr1.2, whole genome shotgun sequence genome:
ccagcataaaaaaattcatcaagcaacatggctgtcccctgatcgaaacacgcgcaatcaaatcgatcacgttgtgatagacggaagacatgtctccagtgttttagacgtgcgtacgctccgaggaccaaacattgactcggaccattatctagtagcagcaaagatacgcactcgcctctgtgcagcaaagaacgcccgtcaacaaacacaaggaaggttcgacgtcgaaaagctgcaatcacaaccgacagccgaacgattttctactcgacttgcactcctgctctctgagagcactcatcagcatctcgatataagggagctgtggaacggcatctcaaactcattgcataccgctgcagccgaaacaattgatctccggcaacgccaaaaaaccagttggtacgatgagaattgtcgttccgcagtggagagaaaacagactgcctacctcgcaacgttgcgatcgaccacaacacgttcggggtgggatagatatcgagaactgaagagggaagcgagacgcatttgcagacgtaaaaagaaagaggccgaaatgcgtgagtatgaaaagcttgaaaagctggccgacatgggtaatgctcgaaaattttatgaaaagatgaggcgattaacagaaggtttcaagaccggagcattatcatgtagggaccgagaaggtaatctggtaacggatgtccagagcacactgggattatggagggaacacttctccgacctgctcaatggcagtgaaagtacaacaccaggagatggcgaacccgattccccaatcgatgacgatggaatagatgttccattacccgaccatgaagaaattcgaatagcaattacccgcttgaagaacaacaaagcggcgggggccgatggattaccggccgagctattcaaatacggcggcaaagaactgataaggtgcatgcatcagcttctttgtagaatatggtcggaagaaagcatgcctgacgattggaatcttagtgtgctctgcccaatccataagaagggagaccccacaatctgcgccaactaccgtggtataagtctcctcaatatcgcatataagggtttgtcgagcgtattgtgtgaaagactaaagcccaccgtcaaccaactgattggaccttatcagtgtggctttagacctggaaaatccacaatagaccagatattcaccatgcgccaaatcttggaaaagacccgagagagaagaatcgatactcaccatctttttatcgattttaaagctgccttcgatagcacgaaaaggagctgcctttatgccgcgatgtctgaatttggtatccctacaaaactaatacggctatgtaagctgacgttgagcaacaccaaaagctccgtcaggatcgggaaggacctctccgagccgttcgataccaaacgaggcttcagacagggtgactcactatcgtgcgacttcttcaatctattgctggaaaaaataatacgagctgcagaactaaatagagagggtacaatcttctaaaagagtgtacagctcctggcgtatgccgattatattgatatcatcggaagcaacaaccgcgccgtttgttctgagttttccagactagataaagaagcgaagcgtatgggtctggtggtgaatgaggacaagacgaaatatctcctgtcatcaaacaaacagtcagcgcactcgcgtcttggctcccacgtcactgttgacagtcataactttgaagttgtagataatttcgtttatctgggaaccagcattaacaacaccaacaatgtcagccttgaaatccaacgcagaatcactcttgccaacaggtgctactttggactgagtaggcaattgaaaagtaaagtcctctctcgacgaaccaaaatcaaactctataagtcgctcattattcccgtcctgatgtatggcgctgaagcgtggacgatgacaacatccgatgagacgactcttggggttttcgagagaaaggttttgcgcaagatttatggtcctctaaacatttgcaacggcgaataccgcagacaatggaacgatgagctgtacgatttatacgacgacattgacatagttcagcgaataaaaagacagcggctacgctggctaggtcatgttgtacggatggaagaaaacactccagctctgaaagtattcgatgcagtacccgctggaggaagccgcggaagaggacgacctccactccggtggaaagaccaagtgcaaagtgacctggcttcacttggtgtttccagttggcgccaaaaagcaaaaaggaggaatgagtggcgcgctctggtggattcggctataatcgcttaaagcggttcctacgccaaatatatatatatatatatataatgtgtaAAATTGTAATCCAAGTATGAAGTACTATACTTTTTGTTACGTtaacttttttatgatattttattaaaccatatgtttacatgacttagtaacatatttttccgcgctttgtatgtgtgtggtgaATCTCAGTAAccctcattaattttattaaatttgtaacaAACCAATTGTATTTCATCAAAGAAAATTTCCATTCCCCCTTTCACATACTGGTTATAATTCCGCACGTAAGTATACCTGTGTCATACGTATACACCATagaaatatctataaatattgttttatttactgaaaaagagGGTAATTATCTGTATTAGGAAGATTACACAGGCATATGGCAAATGAATTCTGTATAGTAaagtttattacgaaaatatatgtatgtattttatttaccgacaaaatcataattatgacgGTATCTAATTAGTAAATAAGACATAGGctgtataatcaaataaatgtacatacaaaatagGATAATTTTTCCCTATCAAAACgccatgattttttaaaaaaaattggtgaatGTTTTCTGCAACTACACAATGACAACAACCTTCCAATCACTAATCACTACCAACATaactacataacacacaaaaaataaaagacaaagacacaaaattaaagagttataaaaacaaattgttttattttttttcaaatacattcttaaaactatttttgaaaaatgaggtACATTGCTGTTTCTTACGTCTAGGTAACAagcgttttaaacattttaaaactatttttgaaaaatgagatacatcgttgtttcttacgtctaggtaacaagccttttaaacatttttacatattaattcaatatatgtataaaacatcaaacaaatgatttaaaaattaaaaaaaaattattcgggttccgatttaatagcaaataatgaatttgttaaaacttgtattgctttcatttgttttatgttattatCGTTCATGATAGAGGTCAACATAACACCAAACGACCACCGCCTCGCTGCCTTTGCTCCTCTCTGCACACATGCTTTTGTATAGCTCGCACGCTTCTTTGAAGCAGCCGTCGTCATCGctgtttgttttctttactcTTTTCCGGATCGGAGTTGAAAACGACAACTCCGAAGGCGATGATAAATTAGTCTGAGAACATTCAAAACTAATTGGCTCCAACAGCTCCTGCGAAAACATATCATCTAAAATGTTTGTGGTGCAACGATTTCTGTAaaagggaaataaatatttaatacgtataaaatattaaaaaaatattaacttacgGTCTGGGctgtatatattgttttaaaaagcTCATATTATCGAACAATGGCCAGGTTTCGGCGTTACTCGCCCCACTTCCTGATGGTGCCTCCATTTTCCTTACCTCCCTACTGAATCTTTCCCTTAGAGTCAGCCACCTCTTCGAGCACTGCTCTtctgtaaaataaatacaacttaaACTATTAAcatctacacatatatatatacaaaatatattacaatctaataaataaattgttaataacaATTACTTACCAGTAGCACCTAGCTCCTTCGCCACGCTTACCCACGCGTCCCTCTTCCGGCTCGGCACTCGGTAGCCTACGCAGGCcttgttatataaaatttcacgcgCCCGCActtcttctattaatttttcatcattCATTGTGTTTATTCGGATTATTTATCAAATGgcaaattaaatatagaaaattaaatgagattatgaaaatgaaatgatgaaaatgaaatgaagcgtGCTATCAAAAAAGCGAGCGAAATAACTGAGCTGTCACTCtctgaaatgtcaaaataaaggGATAGAGCAAAGATGACACTCTCTGAAATGTCAACTTAagtatcggtaactggagcttaaggAAGGGCTCATACTCTTGTAATTTGCAAGGCTTGGAGGTGGGAAAATAGTTTCGggtttttggtaaattttttttagataagtTGTAGGAGGACTGTACTAATATCATTACTAAATTAGGTATGTTGACTAGGGGAAGGTATATTCTCAAGAACATGTTTCCATAGAGTTTTATTATATAAAGGCCACTAAAATAACGGAAATCATTCTACATAGTATTTGGGAGCTGTGATAATTGTGGACCGATTTCAAGCGTTTTctccaccaagctacattatattgaAGGTTAGACGTtcgcttaattttgctaagatagcgCACGTGCTAACATATTACAATGGTATGGTAAAGTTGCCCTTTTTACGTTGGTCGCCTTGACGTGGCGAAAGGGCTTAAGTAATTGTAATGCGCACTTTCCAGATGGGAACACGCACTACTCTTACGAACCAAGAGGGAAACCTCATAATTCGCACAATGGTGATAAGGATGAATAAACCACCGGTTTTACGCCCATATCCTATTGTGGAATTGTGAGGACACCCGTATCAACACCACCCTAAGCCAAGGTGTTGAGGTACCCGTGCCGAGGGCTGAATGGTCAGCGGGCGGTAACGAATAGCTGACCGCTAACGGTCCCCTCCGATGCCCGGGCGAGGTCGGAGGTATTAAAATGCCTTCTCTACGCATACCGGCTCTGCGGACGAGTGACAACCCTTTCCGGACTACTCGTGGGACCAAAACAtgaacaaacaaacaactacaacaacaacaaccaacttgACGACAACGGCTACGACTACTGGAACAGAAATGACATATCGGATTCCTATAACGGAATCCGATGAGGACAAACTACTCGCCTCCAGCCAGGTGACGAATAAGAGCACTACGGGGCGTACCAGCCATAGTACGCCGGTagtgacagcagcaacaacaaataaatctgATGTGGAAGCTTCCACCTCCAAAGCAGCCACGAGCACCAACCAAAGTGCACTGTTAGCTAAAGGAGACAACCAGCGAAAGAAACGCAAAAAAACCCAGAATCAACTGAGGAAAAACAGGTACCAGAGGGCAGTCTTTGTGCTAGGAAAGATAGCCAAAGATCAGGCAGCCGGCACCCCAGTTGATGAGGAAGAAATCAAGCGCCTCAAACAGACAGTAGAGGAATACGAAAGCTTCCTGAAAAGGAAGCAATCTGAGCCTCAAGAACAACAAATCGAGAGCACAAAACCGAGCAGTTCCCAAAAAAGGAATCGCTCACTCATCGAACCGCAAGGCACACTGCCGAAAAAACCCAGGCAGAGTGAAGATGAGaaaaaaagtacaacaacagcaaaacactTTTGCGATGTAGCGAGAGATAGCCTACAGGTTGCCATCATTGACGGCAACTCCTCCTCACCAAGCACGGTGCAAGAAAAATGGGTGGAGATCGACGTCAAACTGTCAAGTATGGTGCTAAGCTATGTACTTGACAACCCGGCGGGTCCCCATCCGGAGTTTGACTCCTCTGAAACCCTTAGGGGTTACAGGGTCATCAAGTGCGCGGACCAGGCCTCTCTGGATTTCCTAACGGGTAGCGTTGCTAAGATCAGCAACGCCTTTGTAGGCCTCCAACTGAGGCTTATACCCACCAAGGACATCCCAAAGAGACCACGTGCTCGCATTTGGCTGCCCCCGATAGAGGAACCAGGCGAAAAACTCCTCAGGTGCATCAAGTTGCAAAACAAGACTATACCAGGTATAGATGAGTGGCAACTAATAAAGGAGGAGAAAGCGAATAAAGCCAGTCGACCAATACTAGTGGCCATATGCGATGAGTCCATAGACGCTCTAAGGAAGACTGACAACAAAATCAGCTTCGGCATTCGGAAGGCCAAAATGAAAATCTTTCAAGGCGACAAAGCGGCTGACGAAGACGACACGGAAGAGGTCGACGACGCCAGTCTGTTGCTAAAGAACGTagacattaaatgaaaaactgTCTGAGATGTGTGCAGATAAACCTACAGCACTCAAAGAGTGCTACGGCGAATCTGACAACCCTCATACAAGAGAGGGGCATCGACATTAGCTTAATATAGGAGCCCTGGGTTAATGAAGACACCATAAAAGGGCTAAacagcaaaaattataatattttttttacacacgTAATGAAGGTAAACCAAGGGCATGCATCCTTATAAACAAAAGTATAAACGCATTCCTTTGTCCAAATTACAGCACAGCAGATACCACGGTGGTAAAGGTAGATCAGAAGAAAGATCTGTTCTTTTTGGTCTCAgcttctctctcgacgaaagaaaaccaaattctacaagtccctcatcattcccgtcctgctttatggtgcagaaacttgcacgatgtcaatatccgatgagacggcactcgAACCACTCCCACCACTTCTTTCTTCTAAGTTCTTGCATAACTacctacgctggctaggtcatgttgtacgaatggatggaaacactccagctctgaaagtgttcgatgcagtactcgctggaggaagccgcggaggaaagaccaagtgcaaagtgacctggcttcacttggtgtttccagttggagCCAAaacgcaaaaaggaggaatgagtggcgcgctctggtggattcggctataatcgcttaaagcggttcctacgccaaatatatgtatataaaggtaGATAGTGGAAGCAATtttccgattttactcatttttggcaTAGAGGCATACTGTAATAAggatttagaatatctgagagaggTACCGGTATTTTTAGTATTAAAGAcctcatgttcaatatctgCGGCATTATAATGTTATAgtcgatttcaacaatttttagatGAGCATGGTTTCGAAGccatttttccattttgaagCTATAACCTCATTAAGTCAAGTTAATATTACGtgtaaaatttggtttaaaatggtCGAGTAGtgcctgagatatgatttttgacccaaaaggGTGCGGCGCGTCCTCCATCTTTAATTTTAACACCAATTTGAGTGCTCCTCTTCAGTACCATATTTAGTATAAACTTTAGTAGTTTAAAACACTTTTAGTCACTTTGAACATAACCGTTATATGGGAAATGtttgtggttataatccgatttcatgaTGCTTTGTGATGGAAGGAAAATTACAACCCTTAGCTGAATAAAACTGTGCAAAatgtggcgagagtataaacaaattaatgttAGTTGAGCTCAATCAGTTTTTTTATGTCTCGCCCTTTGAAGATCATGGTGGACATTTTAAGAAGAATTCTCTTATCTTGAAAGAATGTATTGAGTCTATTACTCGAgccattttaaacaaaaatcctTATTTTTGACtgtcgtagacaccgcttacgcggttatagccgagtccacaacagcgcgccactcatttccctcttcctcggcttccaccagcgggtactgcatcaaacactttcagagctggagcactttcttCCATTCGAACAGCATGACCtagacagcgtagccgctgtttttttattcgcaggACTATgtcaaataacacatacagctcatcgatTGTGCTATTCGTCGTTGCcagtgtttaagggaccgtaaatcttccgcaaaacctttctcgcGAAAACTCcgagtgccgtctcatcggatgttgacatcgtccacgcttctgcaccgtacagtaggacgggaatgatgagggacttgtagagtttggttttctttcgtcgagagagaactttccttttcaattgactactcagtccatagtagcacctgttggcaagagtgattctgccttggatttccaggctgacattgttattgctgttaatgctggttcccaggttgatgaaattatctacaactttaaagttatgactgtcaacagtgacgtgagagcatAGACGCGAATGCTCTGACTGttggtttgatgacaggagatatttcgtcttgtcctcgtttaccaccaaacccatacgctccgcttccttatccaacggcgggggtgttgtttccaatggtatcgatatcatcggcgtacgccagcagctgcacACTCTTATATAACTCTATTtggctctgcagctcgtattattttcttcagcattaggttaaagaaatcacacgatatTGAAGCACCTTATCTGAAACCTcgattggtatcgaacggctcggagaggtcctacccgatcctgacggagcttttggtgttgctcaacgtcagcttacacagccgtattagtttagcAGGagtaccaaattcagacatcgcggcgtaaaggcagctccttttcgtgctgtcgaaagcagctttaaagtcgacaaagagatggtgtgtgtcgatcctattttcacgggtcttctccaaaatttggcgcatggtgaatatctggtctgttgttgattttc
This genomic interval carries:
- the LOC128919930 gene encoding uncharacterized protein LOC128919930 encodes the protein MNDEKLIEEVRAREILYNKACVGYRVPSRKRDAWVSVAKELGATEEQCSKRWLTLRERFSREVRKMEAPSGSGASNAETWPLFDNMSFLKQYIQPRPNRCTTNILDDMFSQELLEPISFECSQTNLSSPSELSFSTPIRKRVKKTNSDDDGCFKEACELYKSMCAERSKGSEAVVVWCYVDLYHER